A genome region from Bradyrhizobium sp. WSM1417 includes the following:
- a CDS encoding caspase family protein, with the protein MRKLLRLCPLLLAVALLFGAGPAFAGKRVALVIANSAYQHAPSLTNPVNDGSVMARTLKEAGFDIVDSRRDLTAQETRRVLREFADGTRDADIAVVYYAGHGIEVEGSNYLIPVDAKLERDTDVFDEALSLDRVLVAVEPAKQLRLVILDACRDNPFGKTMKRTVASRGIGRGLAQVEPTSPNTLIAYSAKAGFTAQDGDGANSPFTVALSKHLTTPGLDVRRAFGFVRDDVLKSTGNKQEPFVYGSLGGEDVPLVPVKVTAAAAAAPAPNPQADIRRDYELALQVGNRPAWEAFLAQHSDGFYASLAKLQLEKIGAEQAHAAATEKAKQAEAERDRLAAVGAQKDTQAKAAADAKAAEQVQLAAQKAKEQAQQQAAAAEQQRVNLAAAAPSAAPASTASPAGTNVASLTPATAPADLSRSVQTELGRVGCFSGAADGNWTTSAQRSLSQFNRYAGTKLDVKVASTDALDTVKSKQSRVCPLVCEHGFKADGDKCTKIVCRDGFAINDDNECEKQRVAKPAKPATAKPATAKRDDADERPARQRRQAGGEAAGAAGGFGGAAGIAAAAGTSRRSSGGQLFCNNSGCRAVNRGCHLEYRGGGGPGNDANAEVCN; encoded by the coding sequence CGCTGCTATTCGGCGCCGGGCCCGCTTTCGCCGGGAAGCGCGTCGCGCTGGTGATCGCCAACTCCGCCTATCAGCATGCGCCGTCGCTGACGAACCCCGTCAATGACGGTTCGGTGATGGCCAGGACGCTGAAGGAGGCCGGGTTCGACATCGTCGATTCCCGGCGCGATCTGACGGCGCAGGAGACGCGGCGCGTGCTGCGCGAATTCGCCGACGGGACCCGCGATGCCGATATCGCTGTGGTCTATTATGCCGGCCACGGCATCGAGGTCGAAGGCTCGAACTATCTGATCCCTGTCGACGCCAAGCTGGAGCGTGACACCGACGTCTTTGACGAGGCGCTCTCCCTCGACCGCGTCCTGGTCGCGGTCGAACCGGCCAAGCAGCTTCGCCTGGTGATCCTGGATGCCTGCCGTGACAATCCGTTCGGCAAGACCATGAAGCGCACGGTCGCCTCGCGCGGCATCGGCCGCGGCCTCGCCCAGGTTGAGCCGACCAGCCCCAACACGCTGATCGCCTATTCGGCCAAGGCCGGCTTCACGGCGCAGGACGGCGACGGTGCGAACAGCCCCTTCACCGTGGCGCTGTCCAAGCATCTGACGACGCCGGGCCTCGACGTCCGCCGCGCCTTCGGCTTCGTGCGCGACGACGTGCTCAAGTCGACAGGTAACAAGCAGGAGCCGTTCGTCTATGGCTCGCTCGGCGGCGAGGACGTGCCGCTGGTGCCGGTTAAGGTGACGGCTGCGGCTGCCGCTGCGCCCGCGCCGAACCCGCAAGCCGACATCCGCCGCGATTACGAGCTCGCGCTCCAGGTCGGCAACAGGCCGGCATGGGAGGCGTTCCTCGCCCAGCATTCCGACGGCTTCTATGCGAGCCTTGCCAAGCTTCAGCTCGAAAAAATCGGCGCCGAGCAGGCTCATGCGGCGGCCACCGAGAAGGCGAAACAGGCCGAGGCCGAGCGCGATCGTCTTGCCGCGGTTGGCGCGCAGAAGGATACGCAGGCCAAGGCAGCCGCCGATGCGAAGGCCGCAGAGCAGGTACAGCTTGCCGCGCAAAAGGCCAAGGAGCAGGCGCAGCAGCAGGCGGCCGCCGCCGAGCAGCAGCGCGTCAATCTCGCCGCCGCGGCGCCCAGTGCAGCGCCAGCCAGCACGGCAAGCCCAGCCGGCACCAACGTTGCGTCGCTGACGCCAGCCACCGCGCCGGCCGATCTCAGCCGCTCGGTGCAGACCGAGCTCGGGCGCGTCGGCTGCTTCTCCGGCGCCGCCGACGGCAACTGGACGACGTCCGCGCAGCGCTCGTTGTCGCAGTTCAATCGTTATGCCGGCACCAAGCTCGACGTGAAGGTGGCGAGCACCGATGCACTCGACACGGTCAAGTCGAAACAGTCGCGCGTCTGTCCGCTGGTTTGCGAGCACGGCTTCAAGGCCGACGGCGACAAGTGCACCAAGATCGTCTGCCGTGATGGCTTTGCGATCAACGACGACAACGAATGCGAGAAGCAGCGTGTCGCCAAGCCCGCCAAGCCTGCGACCGCCAAGCCTGCGACCGCAAAGCGTGACGATGCCGACGAGCGTCCCGCACGGCAGCGGCGCCAAGCCGGCGGTGAGGCTGCCGGAGCAGCGGGCGGCTTTGGTGGCGCTGCGGGCATCGCTGCTGCCGCTGGCACCAGCCGCCGCTCAAGTGGCGGGCAGCTATTCTGCAACAACAGCGGCTGTCGTGCGGTCAACCGCGGCTGCCATCTCGAATATCGCGGCGGCGGCGGCCCCGGCAACGATGCCAACGCCGAGGTCTGTAATTAA